From Deltaproteobacteria bacterium, one genomic window encodes:
- the rsmI gene encoding 16S rRNA (cytidine(1402)-2'-O)-methyltransferase, with the protein MKSTEKPLGMLYIVSTPIGNLEDITLRALRVLREVDLIAAEDTRRTRQLLSHYGIHKPLVSYREHNRRKRAESLLAEIREGRNVALVTDAGTPGISDPGDYLVRRIIQESTPIIPVPGPSALIAALSVSGLPTERFLFYGFLPSKATARKKLLLSLKDRAETLIFYESPKRLNAFLEEAVQILGERQVVVAREMTKIYEEIYRGTAAELLREMGEEDVKGEVTIVMEGCTRPAKIESSSIAEMLEIYFHEMGLSMKEAIERVSTEMEVSKRDVYQESLKIKGKIPGRKAL; encoded by the coding sequence ATGAAATCCACAGAAAAACCCTTGGGAATGCTGTATATCGTTTCCACACCCATTGGGAACCTGGAAGACATCACCCTGCGGGCCCTGCGTGTGCTCAGAGAAGTTGACTTGATCGCGGCCGAGGACACCCGGCGGACTCGACAGCTCCTCTCCCACTATGGAATTCACAAGCCGCTGGTCAGCTACCGTGAACACAACCGCAGGAAGCGCGCGGAATCCCTCCTGGCTGAAATTCGGGAAGGAAGGAATGTAGCTCTGGTCACGGATGCTGGCACACCGGGGATATCGGATCCGGGGGATTATCTGGTGAGGAGGATAATCCAGGAGTCGACACCTATTATTCCCGTTCCCGGCCCATCGGCTCTCATCGCCGCCCTCAGTGTTTCTGGATTGCCTACCGAAAGATTTCTCTTCTATGGTTTTCTGCCTTCCAAGGCGACTGCCCGAAAGAAATTATTACTTTCCCTGAAGGACCGCGCGGAAACGCTCATTTTCTACGAATCTCCGAAACGCCTGAATGCTTTCTTAGAAGAGGCGGTGCAGATTCTGGGAGAAAGGCAGGTGGTTGTAGCCCGGGAGATGACGAAGATTTACGAGGAAATATACCGGGGAACGGCTGCGGAACTTTTAAGGGAGATGGGAGAAGAAGACGTCAAGGGAGAAGTGACCATTGTTATGGAGGGGTGCACCCGCCCCGCCAAGATCGAATCTTCTTCCATCGCCGAAATGCTGGAGATCTACTTCCACGAGATGGGTCTTTCTATGAAAGAAGCGATCGAGCGCGTGTCAACAGAGATGGAAGTTTCCAAGCGGGACGTATACCAGGAGAGTTTGAAAATAAAAGGAAAGATCCCAGGGAGAAAAGCATTATGA
- a CDS encoding DnaJ domain-containing protein, protein MRRDFFHKDYYEILGVAREASPEEIKKAYRQLALQFHPDRNPGNTKAEEHFKEISEAYGVLVDPEKRQRYDSIRQTGFSPGSSPGFSYTQEEIFRDIFSNPMASDVFAELGREFARMGVQFDERFFDRLFFGGRGIFFGGIFFGGPGGSPFEPIHPHQQAPKNTAEAFIPLLEKFIIPKGMNVTLKGRFFSWLGRKILSFGLKKILRGTSGFNPMESLDVTFTFPLNRDEVQTATAKEVSFFRNGKTERLLVKIPAGIEDGTMLRLRGKGKSSSAKAGDLYLKVQLQ, encoded by the coding sequence ATGAGAAGAGATTTCTTCCACAAAGATTATTATGAAATTTTAGGGGTGGCCCGAGAAGCTTCCCCCGAGGAAATCAAGAAGGCCTACCGACAACTGGCCTTACAATTCCATCCCGACCGTAATCCCGGGAATACAAAGGCAGAGGAACACTTCAAGGAAATCAGTGAAGCCTATGGAGTTCTTGTCGATCCGGAAAAACGACAAAGGTACGACTCCATCCGTCAAACCGGGTTCAGCCCCGGAAGCAGTCCAGGCTTCAGCTATACTCAGGAGGAAATTTTTCGGGACATTTTCAGTAATCCCATGGCCAGCGATGTTTTCGCGGAACTTGGTCGCGAGTTTGCCCGCATGGGAGTCCAGTTTGACGAGCGTTTCTTTGACCGCCTTTTTTTCGGCGGGAGGGGAATTTTTTTCGGCGGGATCTTTTTCGGAGGACCGGGAGGGTCCCCCTTTGAACCGATTCACCCACATCAACAGGCTCCCAAGAATACGGCCGAAGCTTTTATTCCCCTCCTGGAAAAGTTCATCATCCCTAAGGGGATGAATGTGACCCTCAAAGGTAGATTTTTTTCTTGGTTAGGGAGAAAAATATTGAGTTTTGGGCTTAAAAAAATCCTCCGCGGGACCTCGGGGTTTAATCCAATGGAATCTCTTGATGTCACTTTCACCTTCCCCCTCAACCGAGATGAGGTGCAGACGGCAACGGCCAAAGAGGTGTCCTTTTTTCGGAATGGGAAGACCGAAAGGCTGCTGGTGAAAATACCCGCAGGCATTGAGGATGGAACTATGCTTCGCCTGCGGGGCAAGGGAAAAAGTAGCTCAGCAAAGGCTGGCGACCTTTATCTGAAGGTGCAACTGCAATGA